ggtccctggcCCTGTGCCGCTGCCACGTGGGGATGCCGCCCCACATCTCGCCTCCCGTGATGGGGTGTGGGGGTCCCCGGCAAGTGTCACTCCGGCGtggggccgccccccccgcaTCCCAGTCCCCCGGTGCCGGGGTGTGGGGGTCCTGGCCCGGTGCCTCTCCCGCGTGGGGCCGCCCCCCCGCATCTCGTCCCTCCCGGTGACGGGGTGTGGGGGTCCCTGCCCTAGGCCGTCCCCCCGGTGACGGGGTGTGGcggtccctgccctgggccGCCCCCCCGCATCCCGGCCCCCCGGTGCCGGAGTGTGGGGGTCCCGGCCCGGTGCCGCTCCCGCGtggggccgcccccccccgcccgtGTTGGTGTTGTGTCGCGgccccggggcgcggggcggggcggggcgggccggtGGCGGGGCCGTACTTAAGGCGGGGGCCGGGCACGGTGCCCGCCCGGCGGAGCGCGCCCGCGGAGCGCATGGAGCGGCGGTGGGTGCCGCtggccctgctggggctggggctgtgctgggcggcggcggccgaCCGCCACACCGTCTTCTGGAACAGTTCCAACCCCCGGTGAGtgccgccgcctcctcccggTGCCGCGATCGGGAccggccccccacccccccccaccggGATCGGGACCCGACGGCGCGGACGGTGCCGCTCCCCCGGCGGCCTTTGTCCGGGacgggcggcggggccggagTCTCCGCAGGGTTGGGCTggagcggggggcggcggggctggaggggagggggccggTGCTGAGCCCCGGTGCGGGGCCGGTCCAGGTGCGGCCCGGGGGGGCCCTTCCGTTCCCAGGGCCGAGCGGCAGCGGGGCCTCTTCCTTCCCCGCGGGGGTGGCGCGGCGCCAGCCCCGGCGCCGGGCACAGGGAAACGTGTTGACAAACACCGGGCTggccgcggcccccgccgcccgggcaGGATGTGCGGGGGGGGCTGGCCGGGGACCGGCGTCCCCCAACCCCCTTGCTGCCTCGGTGTGGGCTGGCGCTGCGGGGTGGCCCCGTCCCGGGCCTTAGagcccccccttccctgccccgccgccccctccccccccgagCTCTGACCCCCTGATTGTACGAGTGCCCCCCTCACCTTGGAGGtagggctgccccccccccccccccaggttctGCCCCCCTGCTTGTACGGGTGCCCCCCAGGGCACACCCCCTCCAGACTGTAGGAGTGCCCCCCCTTGGCTTTAGGGGTGCCACCTCCACTGGCCCCCCCCCCTTCCAAACTGTGGGGGTATGGATGTCCCCCAGACCATGACCCCTAGACTATAGGGGTGACCCCCCCTGTGTGGGCCATGATCCCCAGGCCGTATCCAGGCATTGTCTTCCCAGGCTGTaggggtgccccccccccccgggcgcCAGCTCCCCCAGGCTGTAGGGGGGTGTGTACACCCAGGCCATGCCCCCTAGACCGTAGAGGTGCCCCCACACCCAGGCCATGCCCCCCAGCCTGTAGGGGtgccccccctgccatgggccaTGATCCCCAGGCTGTAGGGATGCCCCCACACCCAGGCACCAGCCCCCCAGGCTGGAGGGATGCCACGTCTCCCTACCTGTAGGACCCCCCCACGTTGTAGGGCTGTGTGTCCttccccccctccgcccccatCCCAGGGTTTCCAGAGCAGGGGCTGGCCTGGGGGGTGGCCATCCCTTTCAGAGGCCACTACAGCCAGCGAGGTGAGGGGTCCCTGCGGTGGTCCCCGgccggctgccagccccccctgccatgggcgaggtgtggggagcagcaggcgCTGGAGCCGGGCTGGCTGCCCCACGGGCGAGAGCCGCCGACGCCGCCTGGCTCTGGGAGCGTTGGGACGGGCAGGGCGCGCGTCCCAGTGggtcccctccctgctcccggGGAGCACTGGGAAGGGGGTTGCGCTTgccagctgggggggggcggggggctgcttTGGGGGTGGGTCCAAAGCCAGCCTGGGCACCCTGGGACTCAACATGGGGAAGGGTGGACTGAAGGTGGCCCTGTTGTGGGCTCCGAGGAACTACTGTGGGCTGGAGGCTGCGCTCCCTTGACCTTGTTAatcggggggggtgggggggttgggggtgcaAGGGAAGGGACCCCCCGTGCCTCTCCCCGCTGGAGCTGacccctgcctccctccatcctgctgcaggtTCTTGTGGAGCGACTATACAGTGGAGGTGCGCCTCAACGACTACCTGGACATCATCTGCCCGCACTACGAGGAGGGGAGCGTGGACCCCCGCACCATGGAGCGCTACACCCTCTACCTGGTGGAGCTGGAGGAGTACCAGGCCTGCAAGCCCCGCTCCAAGGAGCAGATCCGCTGGGAGTGCGACAAGCCCAGCGCCTTGCACGGCCCAGAAAAGTTCTCGGAGAAGTTCCAGCGCTTCACCCCCTTCACACTGGGCAAGGAGTTCAAGGAAGGGCACAGCTACTACTACATCTGTGAGTACCTGGGGGTctgccgtggggctggggtccctgcCAGGCTTCCCCCACGCCCCCTTACCCACATTCTCCCTTGCAGCCAAGCCCATTCACCACCACGGGGAAGCATGCCTGAAGCTGAAGGTGATGGTCGCTGGCAAAGGCAGTGAGTATCACATGGACCCCCAGACACCTCCAGGTCCCACTGGTACCCCCCCTGCTTCTCGCTCACCATGTCAATGCCCAGCTTGGCCTTTCCTGAGCTGAGTCACGGCCGGGCCGTggccccctgccagccccgggcTGTGGGCACACGCCTTTGGCCAGGAAGGTGCCAGTGGCTGCCGGGGGGGGCACACAGCCCCCGGTGGAACCTGGCTGCGGGGGCCCCGGGAGGTGCCTTTCACTGCTCTGACCCCGTGTTTGTTTTGCAGCTCCGGCACCGCCTGTCCCTGCCTCTACCCAGAAGGGGAGGATCCAGGCAGGTAGGTtggtggctgcaggcaggcaggcgggTCTGGGCGGCCATGGGGCTTGCAGGAGAGCCGGGCTCAACCCGGCTGCTCTCCTTGAGGGGGGCGTGGGGGAccgggctggcagcagcccccgcGTGGGGTGATGTGCTACTGGTTTGGGGCATGGTACCTCCTGCAGGGATGCTTAcagctcctctctcccagcagATGATGCAGCTGCACATGTGCTGAGGAGTGTGGGGCAGAACTCGGCGATGCGGAGCAGCAGCCCCATCACCTTCATCagcttcctcctgcccctcctggtGCCGCAGGGGCTGTGAGCCGCCCTGCCGTGCCTGGACAGACCAAGGCTGTCGCCGCTGGGGACAAAGCTAGGATGCTTGGGACCCCTGTGGTCCTCACGCACACCCGGGGGGCGGTCTGCCCTGTGCACACCTGGGCGAGGAAAGGATTTCTCAGTATTACAGGGCTGGAGGGCCCAGAGCCAGCGGAGCAACCAAAGCCTGGAGCCGCCTCTGCTCCCCCGGCCCTCGCAGGCAGGATGGtctcagcagctggaggctgagCGCGAGCCTGGGGCCAGAGGGTTTCTGTGTGTCCCGGactggaggagagcagggggctggcacCCCTGCCCCAGAGGCTGAGCTTGCCTATGGACGGGCCTTGGTGGGCTTGGACTGTGGCATGTCCCGCAGGCGGGGATGCGGTGCTGGCCCCGTGGCCGGCTGGGTGCCACTGGTGCTGGCTGCGgcagcaccctggggctgcGGTCCTTCAGTGTCACTGGCTCTGGGAGCCTGGATGTCTCGGGATGCCCAGCAGCCAGCGGAGCGGGGCTGTAGGAAACATCCCCCTCCACACTGTGCTGTgccccttccccatccttcaTCCCACTGCACATGGGGGTGGCGAAAGCAGCCCCCACCCTGGACCCCCCATCCCCTTTGCTGGGTGCCAGAGGGGCACCCGCAGTGGCACCCTGCGCGGGGTGCTTTGCCTGCCCCAATTTGTACAGCTTTCTAACACGGGAGTTTTTATACGATTGTCTTGAATAAATAACCAAGACCATGTGGAAtgtgcatggggctgggggtgggggggcatgAGGGGCTGTCCTCTGCACTGTGGGTCTCATTTCCTCTGGCCTTGGAAAGAGGAATGGCCCATGCAGGGTGTTTGTGCTGGTTAATTAATTAATTGGCTGGTGTTTGCAGAGGGCTTTGAAGTGGAAGAGTGCCACAATGTGCTGGCACTATCGGGTGTTTTATCTGGTGACACAAAGCtctgctgggggtggtggtggggtgccCCTCTCTCCTGGGCACAAGGGTGAGGGTCCCCGTCTGGGCCAGCAGCTGTTCCATGGGTGCAGAGACACAggtgcacacacacccccagccccaggaggggGTTGAGGTGGGCC
The sequence above is drawn from the Falco naumanni isolate bFalNau1 chromosome 20, bFalNau1.pat, whole genome shotgun sequence genome and encodes:
- the EFNA1 gene encoding ephrin-A1 isoform X1, with protein sequence MERRWVPLALLGLGLCWAAAADRHTVFWNSSNPRFLWSDYTVEVRLNDYLDIICPHYEEGSVDPRTMERYTLYLVELEEYQACKPRSKEQIRWECDKPSALHGPEKFSEKFQRFTPFTLGKEFKEGHSYYYISKPIHHHGEACLKLKVMVAGKGTPAPPVPASTQKGRIQAADDAAAHVLRSVGQNSAMRSSSPITFISFLLPLLVPQGL
- the EFNA1 gene encoding ephrin-A1 isoform X2 is translated as MERRWVPLALLGLGLCWAAAADRHTVFWNSSNPRFLWSDYTVEVRLNDYLDIICPHYEEGSVDPRTMERYTLYLVELEEYQACKPRSKEQIRWECDKPSALHGPEKFSEKFQRFTPFTLGKEFKEGHSYYYISKPIHHHGEACLKLKVMVAGKGTPAPPVPASTQKGRIQADDAAAHVLRSVGQNSAMRSSSPITFISFLLPLLVPQGL